A genomic window from Paenibacillus sp. FSL K6-0276 includes:
- a CDS encoding protease encodes MQTLYLGCLALGVIFAIVSVLVGDVIGNALHGVFDFVSVDFLNPTVLAGGVTVFGGAGILLTRYSNLEAGAIAALSLLTAAFLGVLMYLGVVKPMDKSEMSNGFSMSELPGKIGEVTVPVPAKGYGEIMVKFGAGNSLHTAASFDHELLPAGVKVVVVEVREGVAMVSEFEERRGEDL; translated from the coding sequence ATGCAAACGCTGTATTTAGGCTGCTTGGCGCTAGGCGTCATTTTTGCCATAGTCAGCGTCCTGGTGGGGGATGTGATCGGAAATGCCCTGCATGGGGTCTTTGATTTCGTATCCGTAGATTTTCTGAATCCCACCGTACTAGCAGGAGGAGTAACCGTGTTTGGTGGAGCGGGCATTCTTCTTACCCGTTACAGCAACTTGGAAGCTGGGGCCATCGCTGCTTTGTCTTTGTTAACCGCTGCTTTTTTGGGTGTGCTTATGTATTTAGGAGTGGTTAAGCCCATGGACAAGAGTGAAATGTCGAATGGTTTCTCTATGAGTGAACTGCCCGGCAAAATCGGGGAAGTCACAGTTCCTGTTCCTGCTAAGGGTTATGGTGAAATAATGGTGAAGTTTGGTGCAGGCAATAGCCTGCATACGGCAGCAAGCTTTGATCATGAGCTACTCCCGGCAGGCGTTAAGGTTGTTGTAGTGGAAGTTAGAGAAGGCGTTGCAATGGTGTCAGAATTTGAGGAGAGAAGAGGAGAGGATCTTTAA
- a CDS encoding aminoglycoside phosphotransferase family protein: MELHQDENKVKEWAEANPQSLGLNRSKIEAKYIWNPGGFVNQSYRITDGQTIRHLKLSQERKATRLKQWVMINEHLTHNYKAPRLIGEVTQEITSGYSYGLVFDFIEGKPLGSISDPLPIIEKVLKSLHRLHADKEIRMAVASEDKDYNYADAFTDEYITRFEEDLQIIRAERHLLDFVTTDTLDWFDTEVEALRIMVSQHPSFQRKATDIVHNDINWQNILVDNNNDFWIIDWDDLTVFGDAAMDYSVLLWPLYKSKDWAYCKDLVIDLAGRAILERIEFYFRAKLLDDVIDVLADYIDAEHVPELKEMAQKRAKEIHLRAYPEYLRLYAR; this comes from the coding sequence ATGGAGTTGCATCAAGATGAAAACAAGGTGAAAGAGTGGGCCGAAGCCAACCCGCAATCTTTAGGGTTAAATAGGTCGAAGATTGAGGCTAAGTATATTTGGAACCCTGGAGGGTTTGTAAACCAGTCTTATCGCATAACGGATGGTCAAACCATTCGTCATTTAAAACTCTCGCAAGAACGAAAAGCAACACGACTTAAACAGTGGGTTATGATCAATGAACATTTGACTCATAATTACAAGGCACCACGGTTGATTGGAGAGGTTACACAAGAAATAACATCTGGTTATTCCTATGGTTTAGTGTTTGATTTTATTGAAGGTAAACCATTAGGTTCCATCTCCGATCCACTGCCAATAATTGAAAAGGTTCTGAAGTCCCTTCATCGATTACATGCGGATAAAGAGATTAGGATGGCAGTTGCAAGTGAGGATAAGGACTACAACTATGCCGACGCATTTACTGACGAATATATCACTCGATTTGAAGAAGATTTGCAAATCATTAGAGCTGAGAGGCATTTGCTGGACTTCGTAACGACGGACACTTTAGATTGGTTCGATACAGAAGTGGAAGCATTGCGAATAATGGTTAGTCAGCACCCTTCTTTTCAGAGGAAGGCGACCGACATCGTACACAATGATATTAATTGGCAGAATATCTTAGTTGATAATAATAATGATTTTTGGATTATCGATTGGGATGACTTAACGGTATTTGGAGACGCTGCAATGGACTATTCCGTACTTCTTTGGCCGCTCTATAAATCAAAGGATTGGGCTTATTGTAAAGATCTAGTTATTGATTTAGCAGGCCGTGCAATATTGGAACGGATTGAGTTTTATTTTAGAGCTAAGCTCCTTGATGATGTGATTGATGTTCTCGCTGACTATATTGATGCGGAGCATGTGCCAGAACTGAAAGAAATGGCTCAGAAAAGGGCGAAAGAGATACATCTTCGTGCTTACCCCGAATATCTGAGGCTTTATGCAAGATAA
- a CDS encoding AraC family transcriptional regulator has translation MEHTYSVGSNPVYYDKQNLHVLFAGQSQTIPMHQAGPKIYDYYLLHFIESGSGVFRTEHHKYALGKGDFFLIHPGQLVSYISDKDQPWCYRWAAFTGSEADALVLQTGFTPQKPVVTTTGDSIIPGALSSIMQAFKANKESAHLTSLGYLYLIVGEAADLLSSFSRLPGAESQVKRTVKQMIHYMASQYAHPVSIEQMCDTLGYNRAYLSRVFKQETGLSPVTYLLKLRIEKSRQLLRERPELSVEQVAASVGLTDALYFSRQFKRFCAQSPTAYRLTTTRHVKKPDH, from the coding sequence ATGGAGCATACTTATTCCGTAGGATCTAATCCCGTCTATTACGATAAACAAAATCTCCATGTACTGTTTGCTGGTCAGAGTCAGACGATTCCTATGCATCAAGCTGGCCCTAAGATCTACGATTATTATTTACTTCACTTTATAGAGTCCGGCTCAGGTGTTTTTCGTACTGAACATCATAAATATGCACTGGGCAAAGGAGATTTTTTCCTTATTCATCCAGGACAGTTGGTCAGTTATATCTCAGATAAGGATCAGCCCTGGTGCTATCGCTGGGCAGCTTTTACTGGGAGTGAGGCTGATGCTCTTGTGCTGCAGACGGGCTTCACACCACAAAAACCTGTAGTTACTACAACGGGTGACAGCATCATCCCAGGTGCCCTATCCAGTATCATGCAAGCCTTCAAAGCAAACAAAGAGAGTGCCCACCTCACCTCTCTAGGGTATCTTTACCTCATTGTAGGCGAAGCTGCTGATTTGCTCTCTTCCTTCTCCCGTCTTCCCGGAGCTGAATCACAGGTTAAGCGTACTGTGAAGCAAATGATCCACTACATGGCCTCCCAATACGCCCACCCGGTCTCCATTGAACAAATGTGCGATACGCTTGGCTATAACCGGGCCTATCTATCCCGTGTATTTAAGCAAGAGACCGGTTTATCTCCGGTAACATACTTATTGAAGCTGCGCATAGAGAAGTCCAGACAGCTGCTGCGTGAACGACCTGAGCTGTCTGTGGAACAGGTTGCTGCATCTGTAGGATTAACTGACGCCTTGTATTTCTCGCGCCAATTCAAACGTTTTTGTGCTCAGTCACCCACCGCTTACCGCCTCACAACGACTAGACATGTAAAGAAACCAGACCATTAG
- a CDS encoding flotillin family protein, which produces MFGIPDYLLIPAVVVAVLFVLGIAFWARYKTVGPDEGMIVTGSFLGNNHISDDGSGRKIKIVRGGGAFILPVFQKAEFMSLLSHKLDVTTPEVYTEQGVPVIADGVAIIKVGSSTEDVATAAEQFMGKPIEALKSEAQEVLEGHLRAILGSMTVEEVYRNRDRFAQEVQGVAARDLKKMGLQIVSFTIKDVRDKHGYLEALGKPRIAAVKRDAEIAEAEALRDARIQKANAEEQGQKAELLRDTNIAEASKDNQLKVAAFKRDQDTAKAEADQAYHIQEARAKQTVVEEQMKVELVRKEREIDLQAKEIQVREKQYDAEVKKKAEADRYAVEQAAEADKAKRMREADALQYSIETQAKATAEQKRLEGQAMADAELAKGTADAEVIRLRGLAEAEAKEKLAEAFQKFGEAAVLDIIVKMLPDLAGQIAKPLASIDKLTVVDTGNGEGAARVSNYVTQLMSTAPEMLKSVSGIDVEALIKGLTTKSSGASGSKAVPVAPAAASLQPPAASGGASKASTFVAEQPEE; this is translated from the coding sequence ATGTTCGGTATTCCTGATTATTTGTTAATTCCAGCTGTTGTCGTCGCTGTTCTGTTTGTGCTAGGGATCGCATTCTGGGCACGTTACAAAACTGTAGGACCAGATGAAGGGATGATCGTAACCGGTTCCTTTTTAGGGAACAATCATATTTCAGACGATGGTTCTGGACGTAAAATAAAGATTGTTCGCGGGGGCGGGGCGTTTATCCTCCCAGTATTTCAGAAGGCTGAATTTATGTCACTTCTTTCTCATAAACTCGATGTGACAACTCCGGAAGTATATACCGAGCAAGGTGTACCGGTAATTGCAGACGGTGTTGCGATTATTAAGGTGGGAAGCTCCACTGAAGATGTGGCAACAGCCGCAGAGCAGTTCATGGGTAAACCCATTGAGGCGCTGAAGAGCGAGGCTCAAGAGGTGCTTGAGGGTCACTTGCGGGCAATACTCGGTTCGATGACTGTTGAAGAAGTATACCGTAACCGTGATCGTTTTGCGCAAGAGGTTCAAGGTGTGGCGGCACGTGATCTTAAGAAAATGGGTCTGCAAATTGTTTCCTTCACCATCAAGGATGTACGAGACAAACATGGATATCTGGAAGCGCTAGGTAAACCGCGAATTGCTGCGGTGAAGCGGGATGCAGAAATCGCTGAAGCAGAAGCTTTGCGGGATGCGAGAATTCAAAAGGCGAACGCAGAAGAGCAAGGGCAAAAAGCAGAGCTGCTGCGGGATACAAATATCGCCGAAGCCTCCAAGGATAATCAGCTTAAGGTGGCTGCATTTAAACGGGATCAGGATACCGCGAAGGCGGAAGCTGATCAGGCTTACCATATTCAAGAGGCACGTGCGAAGCAGACCGTTGTTGAAGAGCAGATGAAGGTTGAACTGGTACGTAAGGAACGTGAAATCGATCTGCAAGCTAAAGAAATTCAGGTTCGCGAGAAGCAGTATGATGCGGAAGTGAAGAAAAAAGCGGAGGCGGATCGTTACGCGGTAGAGCAAGCGGCGGAAGCTGATAAGGCGAAGAGAATGCGCGAGGCTGATGCGTTGCAGTACAGTATCGAAACTCAGGCAAAAGCTACTGCGGAGCAGAAGCGCCTTGAAGGTCAGGCGATGGCGGATGCAGAACTGGCCAAAGGTACAGCGGATGCCGAAGTTATCCGGTTGCGTGGTCTTGCGGAAGCAGAAGCCAAAGAGAAGCTGGCGGAAGCCTTCCAGAAATTCGGCGAAGCAGCGGTGCTTGATATTATCGTCAAAATGCTGCCAGATTTGGCTGGACAAATTGCGAAGCCACTGGCATCCATTGATAAGCTTACCGTTGTAGATACCGGTAATGGTGAAGGTGCGGCACGTGTCAGCAACTATGTAACTCAGCTGATGTCTACTGCCCCTGAGATGCTGAAGAGCGTCTCTGGTATTGACGTGGAGGCCCTAATTAAAGGGCTGACGACCAAATCCTCAGGGGCATCTGGAAGTAAGGCAGTTCCAGTCGCACCCGCAGCAGCTTCCCTACAACCTCCAGCAGCATCGGGGGGAGCGAGTAAAGCTTCAACTTTTGTAGCTGAGCAACCTGAAGAATAA
- a CDS encoding NAD-dependent protein deacylase has protein sequence MDQLQTLASWIKDCDNIVFFGGAGTSTESGIPDFRSAAGLYQTQHNSPYPPEVMLSRTFFMSSPDIFFDFYRSKMIHPDARPNGAHQLLAELERQGKLKAVITQNIDGLHQLAGSRNVLELHGSIHRNHCMDCSRYYGLEQLLDTTESVPRCPECGGIIKPDVVLYEEELDHSVLMSSVEAIAAADMLIIGGTSLTVQPAASLVTYFRGRRTVLLNGDPTPFDDRADLLIKDRIGKVLGSVMDLLG, from the coding sequence ATGGATCAATTGCAGACACTTGCTTCTTGGATTAAAGACTGTGACAATATCGTTTTCTTCGGAGGGGCGGGTACATCTACAGAGAGCGGGATTCCGGATTTCCGCTCGGCAGCAGGATTATACCAGACTCAGCACAATTCACCTTATCCACCTGAAGTGATGCTGAGCCGTACTTTTTTTATGTCCTCACCGGACATTTTTTTTGATTTTTACCGCAGTAAAATGATTCATCCTGATGCTCGTCCTAATGGCGCGCATCAGCTGCTTGCGGAATTGGAACGGCAGGGCAAGCTTAAGGCTGTTATTACGCAAAATATTGATGGCCTGCACCAGCTGGCGGGCAGCCGAAATGTACTTGAACTGCATGGTTCGATTCATCGCAACCATTGTATGGACTGCTCACGTTATTACGGATTGGAACAGCTGCTAGATACCACAGAGAGCGTTCCTCGTTGTCCCGAATGTGGGGGCATTATCAAGCCGGATGTTGTTCTATATGAAGAAGAATTAGACCATTCGGTACTGATGAGTTCTGTCGAAGCGATAGCAGCAGCAGATATGCTTATCATTGGTGGAACTTCTCTTACGGTCCAGCCTGCGGCTAGTCTGGTCACTTATTTCCGGGGCAGACGTACGGTGCTGCTTAATGGCGACCCGACACCCTTTGATGATCGAGCTGATCTTCTGATTAAAGATCGTATTGGGAAAGTACTCGGCAGTGTTATGGATCTGCTTGGCTAA
- a CDS encoding iron-containing alcohol dehydrogenase, with translation MRKFEFYNPTKLIFGQGTLEALKTEVPKYGKNVLLMYGSGSIKRSGLYDKVIAELSSIDAVVTELSGVEPNPRLSTVHKGVELCHEHNIDLILAVGGGSVLDCAKAVAVGAKYEGDMWDFVERKAAPQGALPLGTVLTMAATGSEMNSGSVITNEVTKEKMGWGSIHAFPAFSILDPENTFTLPRDQTVYGMVDIMSHVLEHYFHTDGNTTVQDGFCETLLRTVIETAPKLIENLNNYELRETIMYCGTMALNGMVSMGFAGDWATHNIEHAVSAVYDIPHGGGLAILFPQWMKYNLDTDPARFRKLAVNVFDIDPSGKTDKEIGLEGIEALRSFWDSIGAPKTLGDYDIDDSEIGSMADKAVRFGPFGNFRKLEREDVVEIYKMAL, from the coding sequence ATGCGTAAATTTGAATTTTATAATCCTACCAAGCTGATTTTTGGACAGGGTACGCTGGAAGCTTTGAAGACAGAGGTTCCTAAGTATGGTAAGAATGTACTGTTGATGTACGGTAGCGGTAGTATCAAGCGTAGCGGTCTGTACGATAAGGTAATCGCTGAGCTGAGCTCAATAGATGCTGTGGTAACTGAACTCTCTGGCGTAGAGCCGAATCCACGCCTTTCTACCGTACATAAGGGTGTGGAGCTGTGTCACGAGCATAATATCGACCTCATCCTAGCTGTAGGTGGTGGTAGCGTGTTGGACTGCGCTAAAGCGGTCGCTGTTGGAGCGAAGTATGAAGGTGACATGTGGGACTTTGTAGAGCGTAAGGCAGCCCCTCAAGGTGCTCTCCCACTCGGTACAGTGCTGACGATGGCAGCTACTGGATCAGAAATGAATAGCGGTTCTGTAATCACAAACGAAGTGACTAAGGAAAAAATGGGCTGGGGCAGCATTCATGCATTCCCGGCATTCTCAATTCTTGACCCAGAAAACACTTTTACTCTGCCACGTGATCAGACGGTCTACGGAATGGTGGATATCATGTCTCATGTTCTGGAGCACTATTTCCATACGGATGGCAACACAACGGTACAAGATGGCTTCTGCGAAACCTTGCTACGGACTGTAATCGAAACCGCACCGAAGCTTATTGAAAATTTGAATAATTACGAGCTGCGTGAGACCATCATGTACTGCGGTACAATGGCACTTAACGGTATGGTTAGCATGGGATTTGCTGGAGATTGGGCGACTCACAACATCGAGCACGCGGTATCGGCCGTATACGACATTCCACATGGTGGAGGACTGGCAATTCTGTTCCCACAATGGATGAAGTATAATCTCGACACTGATCCCGCTCGTTTCCGTAAGCTTGCTGTAAATGTGTTTGATATTGATCCATCAGGCAAGACGGATAAAGAAATAGGGCTGGAGGGTATCGAAGCCTTGCGTAGCTTCTGGGATTCCATTGGTGCTCCGAAGACACTCGGTGATTATGATATTGATGACAGCGAGATCGGCAGTATGGCTGATAAGGCCGTTCGTTTCGGACCGTTTGGTAATTTCCGCAAGCTTGAGCGTGAGGATGTAGTTGAGATTTATAAAATGGCTCTGTAA
- a CDS encoding UDP-glucose--hexose-1-phosphate uridylyltransferase codes for MHNENKVTPAGQKALHAIEQLVLFALREQLIAPSDEDYSRNVLLDQFGFSEPFVGEVDQSPLEGPQVPLDALIDYGFEIGLIPENSDTYRDLLDAKIMGLLMARPSEVNAEFNRLAAEKGISAATDRFYKLSIDSNYIRMDRISKNVYWLQDSPYGDIEMTINLSKPEKSPKEIAMARLLPPPVYPKCLLCRENVGYAGRVNHPPRQNLRVIPLQLNNEKWLFQYSPYVYYNEHCIVFHHDHVPMKLTKDTLKRLLSFVGSFPHYFIGSNADLPIVGGSILTHDHFQGGRHTFPIQKAPKEDTFTHASYPGVSINIVKWPMSVLRLNGEDPAVLLECGNALYEAWKAYSDPEAEVLAFSEVDGEVQPHNTVTPIVRRAEDGSFEMDLVLRNNRTSEQYPEGIFHPHREMHHIKKENIGLIEVMGLAILPGRLKEELDSIASILAGDHALLEAVKNDPRHSLAQHAAWVQELVERFGTSLQHEEAVKIVQNEVGIKFTHILEHAGVYKRTPEGQAAFRRFVKSFGTL; via the coding sequence ATGCACAACGAGAATAAGGTTACGCCTGCTGGCCAGAAAGCATTACATGCGATTGAGCAACTTGTTCTGTTCGCACTGCGGGAGCAGCTCATTGCACCATCCGATGAAGATTATAGCCGTAATGTGCTGCTAGATCAGTTCGGATTTAGTGAGCCGTTCGTTGGAGAGGTCGATCAAAGTCCATTGGAAGGTCCACAGGTTCCGCTGGATGCACTGATTGATTATGGTTTTGAGATCGGATTGATTCCAGAGAATAGCGACACTTACCGTGACTTGCTGGATGCCAAGATTATGGGACTCCTAATGGCCCGTCCGTCAGAGGTGAATGCGGAGTTCAATCGTCTAGCTGCTGAAAAAGGCATCTCCGCAGCTACAGATCGCTTTTATAAATTAAGCATAGATTCCAACTATATTCGGATGGACCGGATTTCGAAGAATGTCTACTGGCTGCAAGATTCGCCTTACGGTGACATTGAGATGACGATCAATTTGTCCAAGCCTGAGAAAAGTCCGAAGGAAATTGCTATGGCCCGGTTGCTCCCGCCGCCGGTCTATCCAAAATGTCTACTTTGCCGTGAGAATGTTGGGTATGCTGGACGGGTTAATCATCCGCCGCGTCAGAACCTGCGTGTCATTCCACTTCAGCTGAATAATGAGAAATGGTTGTTCCAATACTCACCTTATGTTTACTACAATGAGCACTGTATTGTGTTCCATCATGATCATGTGCCAATGAAGCTTACCAAGGATACCTTGAAGCGGCTGCTTAGCTTCGTGGGATCTTTCCCGCACTATTTTATTGGCTCGAATGCGGACTTGCCGATTGTTGGCGGCTCGATTCTGACGCATGACCACTTTCAAGGTGGACGTCACACCTTCCCAATTCAGAAAGCGCCTAAGGAAGATACCTTCACGCATGCATCTTATCCGGGTGTTAGTATCAACATCGTAAAATGGCCTATGTCCGTATTGCGATTGAATGGTGAAGATCCTGCGGTACTGCTGGAGTGTGGCAATGCACTTTATGAAGCATGGAAGGCTTATAGTGATCCTGAGGCTGAAGTATTAGCGTTCAGTGAAGTTGATGGTGAAGTGCAGCCTCATAATACCGTTACTCCAATCGTTCGTCGGGCGGAAGATGGCAGCTTTGAGATGGATCTTGTGCTGCGTAATAACCGGACTAGTGAGCAGTATCCTGAAGGGATTTTTCATCCCCATCGTGAGATGCACCATATCAAGAAAGAAAATATCGGCTTGATTGAGGTCATGGGACTCGCAATCCTGCCAGGTCGTCTGAAGGAAGAGCTTGATTCTATTGCGAGCATCCTTGCAGGAGATCACGCACTATTAGAAGCGGTAAAGAACGATCCTAGACATTCACTTGCGCAGCATGCTGCTTGGGTTCAGGAGCTAGTAGAGCGTTTCGGAACCTCATTACAGCATGAAGAAGCCGTCAAGATTGTGCAGAACGAAGTCGGCATCAAGTTTACACATATTCTTGAACACGCCGGCGTCTACAAGCGGACACCGGAGGGGCAAGCTGCTTTCCGTCGCTTTGTGAAAAGCTTCGGCACGTTGTAA
- a CDS encoding galactokinase — translation MSIQELNKKFIEKYGVSEQEAQVFYAPGRVNLIGEHLDYNGGYVLPAALEFGTTLIVRPRSDSKVNFASTNFPYEATIDYSDIGKAKTGEWIDYPVGVMVELDKKNTPVSKGYDLLFHGDIPNGAGLSSSASLEVVTAYAFLTLEGGDTDTVEIALLSQRAENQYVGVNSGIMDQFAVANGKRDHAILLMCDTLEYNLVPFITGAYKLVIGNTNKRRGLVDSKYNERRQQCDEALSILQKEVPSLAYLAQLNREQFEAHLDKITDEIVRRRARHVVEENQRVLDSVEVLKNNDLKQFGQFMNDSHASLRDLYEVSCEELDIMVEEAQRIPGTLGSRMTGAGFGGCTVSLVHEDDVERFIREVGEAYTTRSGLVGEFYVCGIGNGVQELKGV, via the coding sequence ATGAGCATACAGGAACTTAATAAGAAATTCATCGAAAAGTATGGGGTAAGCGAGCAAGAAGCTCAAGTATTTTATGCACCAGGACGTGTCAATCTCATTGGAGAGCACTTGGATTATAACGGAGGATACGTACTGCCCGCAGCTTTGGAATTTGGTACAACTTTGATCGTGCGTCCACGTAGTGACAGCAAAGTGAATTTTGCATCTACTAATTTTCCTTACGAAGCAACTATCGATTATAGTGACATTGGCAAGGCCAAAACTGGGGAATGGATCGACTATCCGGTTGGAGTAATGGTTGAATTGGATAAGAAAAACACCCCAGTAAGTAAAGGTTACGATCTACTGTTCCATGGTGATATTCCGAATGGTGCAGGCTTGTCCTCATCGGCTTCTCTTGAAGTCGTAACTGCCTATGCTTTCCTAACTCTTGAAGGCGGCGACACGGACACCGTTGAGATTGCACTCTTGTCTCAGCGTGCTGAGAACCAGTATGTAGGTGTGAACTCCGGAATTATGGATCAGTTCGCAGTTGCCAATGGTAAACGCGATCATGCGATCCTGCTGATGTGCGATACGCTTGAATATAATTTGGTACCTTTCATCACTGGTGCTTACAAATTGGTAATCGGCAACACCAACAAACGAAGAGGGCTTGTGGATTCCAAGTACAATGAGCGTCGTCAGCAGTGTGATGAGGCATTGTCTATTTTGCAAAAAGAAGTTCCTTCACTAGCTTATCTGGCACAGCTCAATCGTGAACAATTCGAAGCACATCTAGATAAAATTACAGACGAAATTGTTAGGCGCCGCGCTCGCCATGTTGTGGAAGAGAATCAACGCGTGCTAGATTCCGTTGAGGTGTTAAAGAACAATGATCTGAAGCAGTTCGGTCAGTTCATGAATGACTCACATGCTTCCTTGCGCGATTTGTATGAAGTTAGCTGTGAAGAGCTAGATATTATGGTTGAAGAAGCACAGCGTATTCCCGGTACACTTGGTTCCCGTATGACTGGCGCAGGTTTCGGTGGTTGTACTGTATCCTTGGTACATGAAGATGATGTAGAACGTTTCATTCGTGAAGTAGGCGAGGCATATACCACAAGATCTGGTTTGGTTGGTGAGTTCTACGTTTGCGGCATCGGTAATGGTGTCCAAGAATTGAAGGGAGTGTAA
- the galE gene encoding UDP-glucose 4-epimerase GalE, protein MAILVTGGAGYIGSHTVAELLDRGEEVVVIDNLLTGHREALLGGKLYEGDLRDKELLGKLFAENEIEAVIHFAASSLVGESMKDPVKYYDNNVYGTQCLLEAMQKAGVNKIVFSSTAATYGEPEKVPIEETDRTEPANVYGETKLTMERMMAWFDKVLGIKYVALRYFNAAGAHASGKIGEDHRPESHLVPLVLQTALKQRESIAVFGDDYPTEDGTCVRDYIHVSDLADAHVRAVTYLRSGSNSNIFNLGNGLGFSVKQVIETAKKVTGLEIPVVIQERRAGDPAVLVASSDKARSILGWNPQHADLENIIQSAWNWHSANPQGYGE, encoded by the coding sequence ATGGCAATTTTAGTAACGGGTGGAGCAGGGTATATTGGATCTCATACTGTAGCAGAACTGTTGGACCGCGGCGAAGAAGTGGTAGTCATCGACAATCTGCTAACAGGACATCGTGAGGCGCTACTGGGTGGCAAGCTGTACGAAGGCGATCTGCGCGATAAGGAATTACTCGGTAAGCTGTTTGCTGAGAATGAGATTGAGGCAGTCATTCATTTCGCGGCGAGCTCTTTGGTTGGTGAGAGCATGAAGGACCCCGTAAAGTATTATGACAACAACGTATATGGCACACAATGCCTTTTGGAAGCTATGCAAAAAGCTGGCGTGAACAAAATAGTATTCTCGTCCACAGCTGCAACCTACGGCGAACCGGAAAAGGTACCGATTGAAGAAACAGACCGTACCGAGCCAGCAAACGTATACGGCGAAACGAAGCTTACCATGGAACGTATGATGGCTTGGTTTGACAAAGTACTGGGCATCAAATACGTAGCACTACGTTACTTTAATGCTGCGGGTGCACATGCTAGCGGCAAAATCGGTGAAGACCACCGTCCGGAAAGTCATTTGGTTCCGCTGGTATTGCAAACCGCTTTGAAGCAACGGGAGAGCATCGCCGTGTTCGGAGACGACTACCCTACAGAAGACGGTACTTGCGTGCGCGACTACATTCATGTTAGCGATCTGGCTGATGCTCATGTTCGTGCAGTAACCTATCTTCGTAGCGGAAGCAACAGTAATATTTTCAACTTAGGGAATGGACTTGGCTTCTCGGTGAAACAGGTTATTGAAACAGCGAAGAAGGTTACAGGACTAGAAATCCCTGTAGTTATTCAAGAACGTCGTGCTGGAGATCCGGCAGTATTGGTAGCTTCCTCCGACAAAGCGCGCTCTATCCTTGGATGGAACCCTCAGCATGCTGACTTGGAGAATATCATTCAAAGCGCCTGGAACTGGCATTCTGCCAATCCGCAAGGATACGGAGAATAA
- a CDS encoding ABC transporter ATP-binding protein, which translates to MQLILDNIHKSFDGKQVIKGADFTFEKGKIYGLLGRNGAGKTSLFNCLSGEIQMDSGAAFIGEKDCTHPLREEDIGYVFSLPILPEFLTGYEFVKFYMDINREKIDPKKSIEDYFSIIKFQEEDRHRLIKGYSHGMKNKIQMLCFIITRPPLILLDEPLTSFDVVVALEIKKLLREMKQDHIIIFSTHILQLAADLCDELVILNHGTLQEIPRETLQSPEFEEQIIALLQDGNND; encoded by the coding sequence TTGCAGCTGATTTTAGATAATATCCATAAGAGCTTTGATGGTAAACAGGTAATTAAAGGTGCAGACTTTACCTTTGAAAAAGGAAAGATATACGGTCTGCTCGGACGGAATGGAGCAGGTAAAACCTCACTTTTCAATTGTCTGAGTGGAGAGATCCAAATGGATAGCGGCGCTGCTTTTATTGGTGAGAAAGATTGTACCCATCCGCTTCGTGAAGAGGACATCGGATATGTGTTTTCTCTGCCCATTTTGCCTGAATTTCTGACAGGTTATGAGTTCGTAAAGTTTTATATGGACATTAACCGTGAAAAGATCGATCCGAAGAAAAGCATTGAAGATTATTTTTCCATTATTAAGTTTCAAGAAGAAGATCGACACCGACTGATCAAGGGTTATTCCCACGGGATGAAGAATAAAATTCAAATGCTCTGCTTTATCATTACTCGACCGCCCTTGATTTTGCTGGATGAGCCGTTAACCTCTTTTGATGTTGTTGTGGCTCTTGAGATCAAGAAGCTGCTACGTGAGATGAAGCAGGATCACATCATTATTTTTTCAACGCATATTTTGCAATTAGCCGCCGATTTATGTGACGAGCTGGTTATTTTAAATCATGGAACCCTTCAAGAAATTCCACGTGAGACCCTGCAAAGTCCGGAATTTGAGGAGCAGATTATAGCTTTACTACAGGATGGCAACAATGATTAG